The genomic DNA accttgacctttgacctatattgtacattttgctacaaaatgctacttcttcgccatttctaacccgatttcgattccgtttactttatgtgatggcactaggtgagggcttcaaaacttctacacagaattttgacctttgacttctttgacctttgaccttgatttttgacctatattgtacattttgctacaaaatgctactccttcgccatttctaacccgatttcgattccgtttgctttatatgatggcactagttgagggcttcaaaacttctacacagaattttgacctttgatttctttgacctttgaccttgatttttgacctatattgtgcattttgctacaaaacgctactccttcgccatttctaacccgatttcgattccgtttgctttatgtgatagcaactaggtgagggcttcaaaacttcttcacagaattttgacctttgtcttctttgacctttgaccttgatttttgacctatattgtgcattttgctacaaaatgctactccttcgccatttctaacccaatttcgattccatttgctttatgtgatggcactaggtgagggcttcaaaacttctacacagaattttgacctttgacttctttgacctttgaccttgattttttacctatattgcacattttgttacaaaatgctacttctggcggggacatatattacgcaccgcgtaatttctacttttccttgttacttTTGTGTtttggaagagaaaaatgaatgtgttcactcacgtatgaagtttccctttttattgacctaccaggttgataacCAATTAAATTGCCTTTAACATGGTATAATATTTAGGctaatattctatgagaaatatgagcTTGAAtaagtgttttttcttttttgctgattGCGTAATTCTCCGGATGCTGTCTGGAACATGTGGTTTGCCCAAGTATACATGTTGTGTGGGACAAATTGATCTTTACAGGATGATCATGAATAATGACTCAAcataaaatgctaaaattcacCATACTGTACTGTTGTGCCTCTGGTCTTCCCAGTGCTCTTATAATTATGAGGAcaattattgttgtcattattgttgtcattattgtcCTGATTATGAGGACAATTATTGTCCTTATACCACAGGCAATTCACACATTTATAGTATtatgtgagtgtttgtaaaCTTACCCTTAATGTCATGCTCTGATTTTACAATAAATACAGATCAAATATGTCAAGAAGGGAAGCAGCCAAGCAAACTGGTAAGTCAGGGATAAGCTCCACAAATGTTACAGAAATTTATGAGAAAGTATGTATCTCTTAtcagtgtatatgtatgtattcactTGTGTTCATGCTAATGTTAAGTGTGCATTAAACATAATgcagtaaaagtggaaattttcgcacatttcgcacagccagaaactagcgtgaaaataaaagcatgtgaatatttttgcttgccatatgttcctgcacttggtgtcttgattctgtggaattaaaaacatgcataaTTCTTCTTACCCGTCCAAGcctgaaaaattagtcgcacgaaaatatccacttttacagtacatgtaaaatCTGCCACAGACATGGCTGGAAAAAAGCACCTTCCCCAAGGatatttgcatattattttACTAGTGTTGTAAATGAAAGATAATTCTACAGTATGATGCTTTTCTTGTAATGCTCTGTGCCATTGCTGCCTCTATTCATTACAGGAGCAACATTAAACTTTGGTTTTGCTAAGCTTGCAAGTGTAAGATGCAGGCTTCATTTGCTGACTTGCTCAGATGTTTAGAAGTATAGGGCCAATGAATAAACTGACCCAACCCCCATAAACCCTATTGTGTCATCACAGCACTCTTGTTGGACTAAGGCATTGATACCCCCTACTGGGCTGTCTAACTTATAATGGCTTGAGgagaaggggtggggggggggggggagggagcgtGAATATCCAAATGGCCATGCTTATTCAGAAATTTGGCAAATACAGCCGAGTTCAGAGAAAGGGCTAAATGATCATCCATGGTGAACATGTGTCATGAAAGGAAACGattctttgaagaaaaaaaaaagtgtttatgtTAATTTGCAACTCAGATGTGGAAGAACAGAGCTGCATCCACTGTCACAGCTTCCTCAGGCCAGACTCCAGCAGGGTCAAGCTTCGACCCAGGGCTGGCATCACCAAGGAGATTGAGCGCTTGAAGCGGCGGTGGGAGAGTCCTCGTGGGCGTCTCCTCAGCCCCGCCCAGCGGAAGAAACTCAGAAGGTGGATGAACAGTAAGAATGTGATAGTGAGTATGTATATACAATGGTGACTGAATTTTTCTTTGTggtgaaaaatgaaaagttGAAAAGTGGAGCGCTTCTTTGGAAGGAATAAGAAAGCTACCCTTTTACACTTTTATCCAAATACATAAATGAGCATTGTTTTGCACCATTGCCCGCCTCTGAAATCACTATATACAAGCTTTACCCATGTGCTCTTAGTCACTCATTTACTGTCAACAATTTCAATCAATCCCTTATGAATACAACTGTGCCACAATAAAATGTATAACCATTCacctttcatgaaaaatggttGCAATTCATATTCATGGACGTCAGAGGTGTTGTATACAAACAAAGCATGGTTTATTTCCTCATGCAGtggaacaagatttcacacTCAATGAAAGATGAGAATCTGCCCCATTGAATAGAGCACTTTGTCTTTCATTTCGTGCGAAATATTGTACCTTTGTACTATGACTTTCACTGTTTGTGTGATATCATCTGCACTCTGTATTTCTATCAATAGGTGATTCGTTGCAGTACATGCCACAAACCTAACAGGTTTCCTGGGGCCAGCCGAACTGACAGACCAGTCTTGAGTTGCAAGCCTGATAGCAGCAGTCAATCCAAAACACCTGTGGCTaggtttgttttcattcttttcaatgTGTAAATGTATTAAAATATCATGCCTACACATACGGCTGACTTTGTGTTTTAATGGCTCTTAGGAGTCATACATCACAATTGGAATTCATATGCAAAGACTCTTTTTACTGAGAAGTCATCCTTATTAATACTCGGCAGATGGTAAACCTCAACTGACCTTTTGTGATTGTAATGTTGTAGGGGTTCTAGAGCAGTTGATATTCAAAAACAGAGGCACATAAAAAGTGAAGAAATGTGACAGAGAAAGAGTGATGacatactaggtgtttcaaaaaacatatCCCACTTCTGATGATTAAaagttcaaaaactattcatccgataaaactgtcattgatac from Diadema setosum chromosome 9, eeDiaSeto1, whole genome shotgun sequence includes the following:
- the LOC140233091 gene encoding UPF0711 protein C18orf21-like; translation: MAFRELAAHVYESSCPQLSRHLLSNMSRREAAKQTDVEEQSCIHCHSFLRPDSSRVKLRPRAGITKEIERLKRRWESPRGRLLSPAQRKKLRRWMNSKNVIVIRCSTCHKPNRFPGASRTDRPVLSCKPDSSSQSKTPVASPPAKKRRRDFTPGRQPTSVAISTPRAQTKSMPGVTAGRRSRSAKKDRHRQLEMMLQSARREQQASAESPLSKFLTSL